A window of the Diceros bicornis minor isolate mBicDic1 chromosome 30, mDicBic1.mat.cur, whole genome shotgun sequence genome harbors these coding sequences:
- the LOC131394566 gene encoding LOW QUALITY PROTEIN: large ribosomal subunit protein eL39-like (The sequence of the model RefSeq protein was modified relative to this genomic sequence to represent the inferred CDS: inserted 1 base in 1 codon; substituted 1 base at 1 genomic stop codon): protein MSSHKTFRIKRFLAKKQKQNCLVPQWIQMKTSNKIRCNSKRXHWKXTKLGL from the exons ATGTCTTCTCACAAGACTTTTAGAATCAAGAGATTCCTGgccaagaaacaaaaacagaattgtCTCGTTCCCCAATGGATTCAGATGAAAACAAGTAATAAAATCAGGTGCAACTCCAAGA AACATTGGAAATGAACCAAGTTGGGTCTATAA